A stretch of Candidatus Neomarinimicrobiota bacterium DNA encodes these proteins:
- a CDS encoding cyclic nucleotide-binding domain-containing protein, protein MNSEPTFSKKVKFPAGTIIIQEGEKGGPFYILLEGKCEVLKRDFPLTTLGKRGIIFGEMSMLLDIPRTATVQAIVDVTAYEADISLDDMLTHYPKTTKSIMRTLAKRVVHQTDMLYGYIVDEELEEHGEIVKEG, encoded by the coding sequence ATGAACTCTGAACCGACATTCTCAAAGAAAGTCAAATTTCCGGCAGGAACGATCATCATTCAAGAAGGAGAAAAAGGGGGACCATTTTATATCCTTCTTGAAGGAAAATGCGAAGTCCTTAAACGCGATTTCCCACTTACAACGCTTGGCAAAAGGGGAATCATCTTCGGGGAGATGAGTATGCTTCTGGACATACCCCGCACAGCGACCGTGCAAGCGATTGTGGATGTAACGGCGTATGAGGCTGACATCAGCCTCGATGATATGTTGACTCATTATCCGAAGACGACTAAGAGCATTATGCGCACCCTCGCCAAACGTGTTGTTCATCAGACAGACATGCTTTATGGGTATATTGTTGATGAGGAGCTGGAGGAGCATGGCGAGATTGTTAAAGAAGGGTAA